Proteins co-encoded in one Bremerella sp. TYQ1 genomic window:
- the trpA gene encoding tryptophan synthase subunit alpha, translated as MSAVDRAFENLRQQNKKALVPFVTAGDPSLEITAAALTELGKRGAAVCEVGIPYSDPIADGPVIQASYTRALDKKIKLKSILDTIGSVTPTLPCPVVTMISYAIIHRHGPEQFLDAAQAAGVSGAIVPDLLVEESDAFAKLCKQRDFSLIQLVTPTTSKERAKKIVETSTGFIYYVSVAGITGERTELPPDIVDNVKWLKSQTDLPICIGFGINKPEHVHMLKEACDGVIVGSAIVRRLCEADSKPKDEVIQEVGDYADSLLDALNG; from the coding sequence ATGTCCGCAGTCGATCGAGCTTTTGAAAACCTGCGTCAGCAAAACAAGAAGGCCCTTGTGCCGTTTGTCACCGCTGGCGATCCATCGTTGGAAATTACCGCCGCGGCTCTAACCGAACTGGGCAAGCGTGGTGCTGCCGTTTGCGAAGTGGGTATTCCCTACAGCGATCCCATCGCCGATGGTCCAGTCATTCAGGCTTCCTATACGCGGGCTCTGGACAAGAAGATCAAACTCAAGTCCATTCTCGACACCATCGGCAGCGTCACGCCGACCCTCCCCTGCCCTGTCGTAACGATGATCAGTTATGCGATCATTCACCGTCACGGCCCCGAGCAGTTCCTCGATGCTGCTCAAGCTGCCGGAGTCAGTGGGGCGATTGTTCCAGACTTGTTGGTCGAAGAATCAGACGCGTTCGCCAAGCTTTGCAAGCAGCGAGATTTCAGCCTGATTCAATTGGTCACGCCAACCACCTCCAAAGAACGTGCCAAGAAGATCGTTGAAACGTCGACGGGGTTCATCTATTACGTTTCCGTCGCAGGCATCACCGGCGAACGCACCGAGTTGCCGCCTGATATCGTCGACAACGTCAAGTGGCTCAAAAGCCAAACCGATCTGCCGATTTGCATTGGTTTCGGAATCAACAAACCGGAACATGTCCATATGCTGAAGGAAGCATGCGACGGCGTCATCGTCGGTTCGGCCATCGTCCGCCGTCTCTGCGAAGCGGACAGCAAGCCCAAGGATGAAGTCATTCAGGAAGTAGGCGACTACGCAGACTCACTTCTCGATGCCCTCAATGGCTAG
- the trpB gene encoding tryptophan synthase subunit beta yields MESLGTASRNVPDPAGRFGPFGGRYVPETLTQALDQLAAEYEKAVQDPTFFEELKGLLRDFVGRPSPFYHAKRLSEQVGGAQIWLKREDTNHTGAHKINNTLGQALLTLRMGKKRVIAETGAGQHGVATATACAHFGIPCVVYMGEEDIRRQAPNVFSMKLLGAEVRPVTTGSRTLRDAINEAMRDWMSSVEDTHYILGSVVGPHPFPRIVRDFQAVIGDEAREQSLERLGKLPNKVVACVGGGSNAAGMFYPFVEDKEVELIGVEAGGRGPNAGDHASPLTYGEPGVLHGSYSFVMQDEDGQTCDVHSMSAGLDYPGVGPEHSYWKATGRVEYTCCEDDDAMKGFDALAASEGILPALESSHAVAKAMEVAAKMPKDEVVLVCLSGRGDKDAAEIARLKGVKY; encoded by the coding sequence ATGGAAAGTCTAGGTACCGCCAGTCGTAACGTGCCCGATCCCGCTGGCCGCTTTGGTCCGTTCGGGGGGCGATACGTCCCTGAAACGCTGACGCAGGCACTCGATCAGTTGGCGGCGGAATACGAAAAGGCCGTGCAAGATCCGACGTTCTTTGAGGAACTGAAGGGTTTGCTGCGTGATTTCGTGGGCCGCCCTTCCCCGTTCTATCATGCCAAGCGGCTGAGCGAACAAGTGGGTGGAGCTCAAATCTGGCTCAAGCGAGAAGATACCAATCACACCGGCGCTCACAAAATCAACAACACTCTCGGCCAGGCTTTGCTGACGCTTCGCATGGGCAAGAAGCGTGTGATTGCTGAAACCGGAGCTGGGCAGCATGGTGTCGCCACGGCAACCGCATGTGCTCACTTCGGCATTCCATGCGTCGTTTACATGGGCGAAGAAGACATCCGACGCCAGGCTCCGAACGTCTTCAGCATGAAATTGCTCGGCGCGGAAGTACGGCCGGTGACGACCGGGTCGCGAACGCTGCGTGATGCCATTAACGAAGCGATGCGTGATTGGATGTCCTCGGTCGAGGACACGCACTACATTCTCGGCAGCGTTGTTGGTCCCCATCCGTTTCCACGCATCGTCCGCGATTTCCAGGCAGTGATTGGTGACGAAGCCCGCGAGCAAAGCCTCGAGCGTCTCGGCAAGCTACCGAACAAAGTTGTCGCGTGCGTCGGCGGTGGCAGCAATGCGGCTGGTATGTTCTATCCGTTTGTGGAAGACAAAGAAGTCGAACTGATCGGCGTCGAGGCAGGCGGTCGCGGTCCCAACGCCGGCGATCATGCTTCGCCTCTTACCTACGGCGAGCCTGGCGTGCTGCATGGTAGCTACAGCTTTGTGATGCAGGACGAAGATGGTCAGACGTGCGACGTCCATTCGATGTCGGCCGGTCTCGATTATCCTGGCGTCGGTCCCGAGCACAGCTACTGGAAGGCAACCGGGCGTGTCGAGTACACCTGCTGCGAAGATGACGACGCGATGAAAGGTTTCGACGCGTTGGCCGCATCGGAAGGTATTCTGCCGGCCCTCGAGTCTTCGCATGCGGTCGCCAAAGCGATGGAAGTCGCCGCCAAGATGCCGAAGGACGAAGTCGTTCTTGTCTGTCTTTCTGGCCGGGGCGATAAAGACGCCGCCGAAATCGCTCGCTTGAAGGGCGTGAAATACTAA
- the mutM gene encoding bifunctional DNA-formamidopyrimidine glycosylase/DNA-(apurinic or apyrimidinic site) lyase yields the protein MPELPEVETMRRGVLGLVGGRIESFEKLACERRPIGITPPADTLNKRLAGLTIERIDRLGKRVLLVMEDQSRLMFEPRMTGLVLISDPPTLEHLRVRLAISGASHRELLYWDRRGLGSVRWFSEKQFEQEFHEGRLGPDALDVDWNTLKNKFATTKQPVKVALLDQRRIAGIGNLYASEILHLAKVHPAKPCHEISTQAWKRIHACMLEVLQLAIKYEGSTLNDGTYRNALNQDGGYQNHHRVYAKEGDVCRSCGKGVIVRTVQAQRATFFCPRCQKLRR from the coding sequence TTGCCGGAGCTTCCTGAAGTTGAAACCATGCGTCGCGGGGTTTTGGGCCTAGTGGGCGGTCGGATTGAATCGTTCGAAAAACTGGCCTGTGAACGTCGCCCCATCGGTATCACGCCCCCTGCTGACACGCTGAACAAACGCCTCGCAGGGCTGACCATTGAGCGAATCGACCGCCTCGGCAAACGAGTTCTCCTGGTGATGGAGGACCAATCGCGTTTGATGTTTGAACCGCGAATGACGGGACTCGTTCTCATTTCCGATCCCCCCACATTGGAACACTTACGCGTCCGCCTGGCGATCTCTGGGGCAAGCCACCGGGAGCTCTTGTACTGGGACCGCCGCGGACTGGGATCGGTTCGGTGGTTTTCTGAGAAGCAGTTCGAGCAGGAATTTCATGAAGGTCGACTGGGGCCTGATGCTTTGGATGTTGACTGGAACACGCTGAAGAACAAATTCGCGACCACGAAACAGCCGGTCAAAGTCGCTTTGCTCGATCAGCGGCGGATCGCAGGCATCGGCAACTTATACGCCTCGGAGATCTTACACCTCGCGAAAGTTCACCCCGCAAAACCATGTCACGAGATTTCCACCCAGGCATGGAAGCGAATCCATGCTTGTATGCTTGAAGTATTGCAATTAGCCATCAAATACGAAGGATCGACGCTCAACGATGGAACCTATCGCAATGCGTTAAACCAGGACGGCGGTTACCAGAACCATCACCGCGTGTATGCGAAAGAAGGAGACGTTTGCCGATCGTGTGGCAAAGGAGTTATCGTTCGGACGGTTCAAGCACAACGAGCCACGTTTTTTTGTCCACGTTGCCAAAAGCTGCGCCGCTGA